A region of Procambarus clarkii isolate CNS0578487 chromosome 93, FALCON_Pclarkii_2.0, whole genome shotgun sequence DNA encodes the following proteins:
- the LOC123746760 gene encoding uncharacterized protein isoform X3 → MRHITQRRRIHESRAMDSQRMPSERMNDCEGSSQAEQEYQNNPCQPNSQIMKDIVCYEQEKTPKARFKTNRTILSSSPQNSYELFSAQRARVGSVDSVTLSIYKDERQQESVRMRSRSVSFSPKNLKELSKNLRRMYSSMHSEYTSRDNNTKDLDSFAGHNLDTFDFSQIRKTEWAAFQGEDVSFLEELRPDKQTLDSRGKQQRKRLYFIAAFFLLLLGIVAVIVVVFTYKLR, encoded by the exons ATGCGGCATATAACGCAGAGGAGGAG AATACACGAGTCTCGTGCAATGGATTCGCAACGGATGCCCTCAGAGAGAATGAATGATTGTGAAGGTTCTTCTCAAGCGGAACAAGAGTATCAAAATAATCCATGTCAACCAAATTCACAAATTATGAAAGATATCGTGTGTTATGAGCAGGAAAAAACACCGAAAGCAAGATTTAAAACAAACCGAACAATTTTATCAAGTAGCCCTCAAAATTCGTATGAGCTTTTTAGTGCACAAAGAGCTCGTGTTGGTTCAGTTGATAGCGTCACTTTATCAATATATAAGgatgaaaggcaacaagaaagtgTTCGTATGAGATCCCGAAGTGTTTCTTTTTCCCCAAAGAACTTGAAAGAGCTATCTAAAAACCTTCGAAGGATGTATTCCAGCATGCACTCAGAATACACCTCCAGGGACAATAATACAAAGGATCTTGACAGCTTTGCCGGCCACAACTTGGATACATTTGACTTCTCACAGATAAG GAAAACTGAATGGGCGGCCTTTCAGGGAGAGGACGTAAGTTTCTTGGAAGAGCTCAGACCAGACAAGCAGACCCTCGACAGTCGTGGCAAGCAGCAGCGTAAACGTCTGTACTTTATCGCAGCCTTCTTCCTTTTGCTGCTTGGGATAGTAGCCGTAATAG TGGTGGTCTTCACCTACAAGCTGCGGTGA
- the LOC123746760 gene encoding uncharacterized protein isoform X1, with the protein MLQSSSRDKFVMVNAAYNAEEEELEQGLSMVWRPLVARFTPDPDLIYWVPPLYNSHFIRIHESRAMDSQRMPSERMNDCEGSSQAEQEYQNNPCQPNSQIMKDIVCYEQEKTPKARFKTNRTILSSSPQNSYELFSAQRARVGSVDSVTLSIYKDERQQESVRMRSRSVSFSPKNLKELSKNLRRMYSSMHSEYTSRDNNTKDLDSFAGHNLDTFDFSQIRKTEWAAFQGEDVSFLEELRPDKQTLDSRGKQQRKRLYFIAAFFLLLLGIVAVIVVVFTYKLR; encoded by the exons ATGTTGCAATCATCTTCGCGAGACAAATTTGTAATGGTGAATGCGGCATATAACGCAGAGGAGGAG GAGTTGGAGCAGGGGCTGTCTATGGTGTGGCGTCCGCTGGTGGCCAGGTTCACCCCCGACCCTGATTTGATCTACTGGGTCCCGCCCCTCTACAATTCTCATTTTATCAG AATACACGAGTCTCGTGCAATGGATTCGCAACGGATGCCCTCAGAGAGAATGAATGATTGTGAAGGTTCTTCTCAAGCGGAACAAGAGTATCAAAATAATCCATGTCAACCAAATTCACAAATTATGAAAGATATCGTGTGTTATGAGCAGGAAAAAACACCGAAAGCAAGATTTAAAACAAACCGAACAATTTTATCAAGTAGCCCTCAAAATTCGTATGAGCTTTTTAGTGCACAAAGAGCTCGTGTTGGTTCAGTTGATAGCGTCACTTTATCAATATATAAGgatgaaaggcaacaagaaagtgTTCGTATGAGATCCCGAAGTGTTTCTTTTTCCCCAAAGAACTTGAAAGAGCTATCTAAAAACCTTCGAAGGATGTATTCCAGCATGCACTCAGAATACACCTCCAGGGACAATAATACAAAGGATCTTGACAGCTTTGCCGGCCACAACTTGGATACATTTGACTTCTCACAGATAAG GAAAACTGAATGGGCGGCCTTTCAGGGAGAGGACGTAAGTTTCTTGGAAGAGCTCAGACCAGACAAGCAGACCCTCGACAGTCGTGGCAAGCAGCAGCGTAAACGTCTGTACTTTATCGCAGCCTTCTTCCTTTTGCTGCTTGGGATAGTAGCCGTAATAG TGGTGGTCTTCACCTACAAGCTGCGGTGA
- the LOC123746760 gene encoding uncharacterized protein isoform X2 yields the protein MVWRPLVARFTPDPDLIYWVPPLYNSHFIRIHESRAMDSQRMPSERMNDCEGSSQAEQEYQNNPCQPNSQIMKDIVCYEQEKTPKARFKTNRTILSSSPQNSYELFSAQRARVGSVDSVTLSIYKDERQQESVRMRSRSVSFSPKNLKELSKNLRRMYSSMHSEYTSRDNNTKDLDSFAGHNLDTFDFSQIRKTEWAAFQGEDVSFLEELRPDKQTLDSRGKQQRKRLYFIAAFFLLLLGIVAVIVVVFTYKLR from the exons ATGGTGTGGCGTCCGCTGGTGGCCAGGTTCACCCCCGACCCTGATTTGATCTACTGGGTCCCGCCCCTCTACAATTCTCATTTTATCAG AATACACGAGTCTCGTGCAATGGATTCGCAACGGATGCCCTCAGAGAGAATGAATGATTGTGAAGGTTCTTCTCAAGCGGAACAAGAGTATCAAAATAATCCATGTCAACCAAATTCACAAATTATGAAAGATATCGTGTGTTATGAGCAGGAAAAAACACCGAAAGCAAGATTTAAAACAAACCGAACAATTTTATCAAGTAGCCCTCAAAATTCGTATGAGCTTTTTAGTGCACAAAGAGCTCGTGTTGGTTCAGTTGATAGCGTCACTTTATCAATATATAAGgatgaaaggcaacaagaaagtgTTCGTATGAGATCCCGAAGTGTTTCTTTTTCCCCAAAGAACTTGAAAGAGCTATCTAAAAACCTTCGAAGGATGTATTCCAGCATGCACTCAGAATACACCTCCAGGGACAATAATACAAAGGATCTTGACAGCTTTGCCGGCCACAACTTGGATACATTTGACTTCTCACAGATAAG GAAAACTGAATGGGCGGCCTTTCAGGGAGAGGACGTAAGTTTCTTGGAAGAGCTCAGACCAGACAAGCAGACCCTCGACAGTCGTGGCAAGCAGCAGCGTAAACGTCTGTACTTTATCGCAGCCTTCTTCCTTTTGCTGCTTGGGATAGTAGCCGTAATAG TGGTGGTCTTCACCTACAAGCTGCGGTGA
- the LOC123746789 gene encoding uncharacterized protein: protein MIRERDFYVPEVEEHGGGPEVEEHGGGPEVEEHGGGPEVEEHGGGPEVEEHGGGPEVEEHGGGPEVEEHGGGPEVEVHGGGPEVEEHGGGPEVEEHGGGPEVEEHGGGPEVEEHGGGPEVEEHGGGPEVEEHGGGPEVEEHGGGPEVEVHGGGPEVEEHGGGPEVEEHGGGPEVEEHGGGPEVEEHGGGPEVEEHGGGPEVEVHGGGPEVEEHGGGPEVEEHGGGPEVEVHGGGPEVEEHGGGPEVEEHGGGPEVEEHGGGPEVEEHGGGPEVEEHGGGAEVEEHGGGAEVEEHGGGPEVEEHGGGPEHGGGPEVEEHGGGPEVEEHGGGPEVEEHGGGAEVEEHGGGPEVEEHGGGPEVEEHGGGAEVEVHGGGPEVEEHGGGPEVEEHGGGPEVEEHGGGPEVEEHGGGPEVEEHGGGPEVEEHGGGPEVEEHGGGPEVEEHGGGPEVEEHGGGPEVEEHGGGPEVEEHGGGPEVEELGEE, encoded by the exons ATGATCAGGGAACGAGACTTTTATGTTCCCGAGGTAGAGGAGCACGGAGGTGGACCCGAGGTGGAGGAGCACGGAGGTGGACCCGAGGTGGAGGAGCACGGAGGTGGACCCGAGGTGGAGGAGCACGGAGGTGGACCCGAGGTAGAGGAGCACGGAGGTGGACCCGAGGTGGAGGAACACGGAGGTGGACCCGAGGTAGAGGAGCACGGAGGTGGACCCGAGGTGGAGGTGCACGGAGGTGGACCCGAGGTGGAGGAACACGGAGGTGGACCCGAG GTGGAGGAGCACGGAGGTGGACCCGAGGTGGAGGAGCACGGAGGTGGACCCGAGGTGGAGGAGCACGGAGGTGGACCCGAGGTAGAGGAGCACGGAGGTGGACCCGAGGTGGAGGAACACGGAGGTGGACCCGAGGTAGAGGAGCACGGAGGTGGACCCGAGGTGGAGGTGCACGGAGGTGGACCCGAGGTGGAGGAGCACGGAGGTGGACCCGAGGTGGAGGAGCACGGAGGTGGACCCGAGGTAGAGGAGCACGGAGGTGGACCCGAGGTGGAGGAACACGGAGGTGGACCCGAGGTAGAGGAGCACGGAGGTGGACCCGAGGTGGAGGTGCACGGAGGTGGACCCGAGGTGGAGGAACACGGAGGTGGACCCGAGGTAGAGGAGCACGGAGGTGGACCCGAGGTGGAGGTGCACGGAGGTGGACCCGAGGTGGAGGAGCACGGAGGTGGACCCGAGGTAGAGGAGCACGGAGGTGGACCCGAGGTGGAGGAGCACGGAGGTGGACCCGAGGTGGAGGAGCACGGAGGTGGACCCGAGGTAGAGGAGCACGGAGGTGGAGCCGAGGTGGAGGAGCACGGAGGTGGAGCCGAGGTGGAGGAGCACGGAGGTGGACCCGAGGTGGAGGAGCACGGTGGGGGACCCGAG CACGGAGGGGGACCCGAGGTGGAGGAGCACGGAGGTGGACCCGAGGTGGAGGAGCACGGAGGTGGACCCGAGGTGGAGGAGCACGGAGGTGGAGCCGAGGTGGAGGAGCACGGAGGTGGACCCGAGGTAGAGGAGCACGGAGGTGGACCCGAGGTGGAGGAGCACGGAGGTGGAGCCGAGGTGGAGGTGCACGGAGGGGGACCCGAGGTGGAGGAGCACGGAGGTGGACCCGAGGTGGAGGAGCACGGAGGTGGACCCGAGGTAGAGGAGCACGGAGGTGGACCCGAGGTAGAGGAGCACGGAGGTGGACCCGAGGTGGAGGAGCACGGAGGTGGACCCGAGGTGGAGGAGCACGGAGGTGGACCCGAGGTGGAGGAGCACGGAGGGGGACCCGAGGTGGAGGAGCACGGAGGTGGACCCGAGGTGGAGGAGCACGGAGGGGGACCAGAGGTAGAGGAGCACGGAGGTGGACCCGAGGTGGAGGAGCACGGAGGTGGACCCGAGGtggaggagctgggcgaggaataa